CACATTTCGGCCCCTTTTTTTCGGGCGAAAGCGGGATTCCCAAGGGCCTCGTCCTTGGGCGGGGTCAAGGGGCAGCGCCCCTTGCGGGGTTTGGGGCGGCGCCCCAATAGAAGAAAAAACCGCCTACCCTTGCGCCCCGTGCAGAGCACGAGACGGAGTCTTGTAGTAACCCAAGCACCCCACCCCAAAAAAACTTTTTCCTGCCTCGCCTATGCATCCTGTGTTTTCTGCATGTAGCGATACACAGTTGCCTCGGAGCTTGCGAGATACTTCGCAACGACGGAGACACTTCCTTTGATCAAAAAGACACCACGCCGGTTCAGCTCGCCGACAATCTCAAGCTTCTCTTCTGAAGTCAGACGATCAGCGGGAATGCTGTACTGACTGATAACGGCCTGAATAATGTTTTCAGTCAGTTCCTCAATGTTGTCATGAAAACTTTCAGCCTGGCCGACATGGTCGACGGGGTCTTCTGGCGCAAAGACGCGCTCATACCCACCATTCCCAATCACAAGATTCAAAAGCTCTCGAGCCTTAAATTGCTTGGTCACGTCCATATTCAAACAAATCATTCCAAGCAATTCCCCCTCAGGATCTTTGATAAAATACGTCGCAGAATGCAGCCGCTTTCCATCGCGCGAAACGGTGTCGTATTCCATAATATACGTCGAATCGACATACTTCTTTTCTCGCACGATGCTCAGCGCAAGGTCGGTAAGCGGAGCACCAACAGTCCGACCACTGATATGACCGTTGGCAATAGCAAGAACAGAGCGCTCCACACGTGAGGTGTCGTGCAAAACAACTTCACAATCCTTGCCCAAAAAATTCCCCAAAAAATCAACGAGAGGAATGTAGTCCTGAATCGACTGGCCCTGTGTGATGGTGTTCTGTTCCACAAAAAGTCCTTTTTTCAAAAGAAGATAAATAAAACAATGCTCTAGCACAAAAAAGGGGCGGTCTCCGTATGAGAACCGCCCCTATTCATGCAAGGAGAAGTCTGTCCTAGTGGACGAACTCTTCAGTTCCTAGCTCTGGAGTTCTCTCTGGAGCGGGCTTAGCGTTTTTTTTTGAAACCATAGTATCAAGGATAACCCGATCAGTCTCACGCATTCCCTCGGCGCCAAGGCGCCCAAGGTTCTGAATAGTCTGCTCAATGTCATCCGAAACGATACCTTCGCGCCCTGTGATTGTGTGTCCCTCAAGGGCAAGCATGGCGGCACGAAGTCCAGAGTCAACGGCGGAAGCGACCTTCAGGGCGCAACCATTTTTTGCTCCGTCGCAAATCATGCCAGCAATACTTCCAACCATGTTGTTGATAGTCATCACAACCTGATCAAAGCTACCACCAAGAAGATACACAATACCACATGCCGAAGCGGTTCCAGCCACGGTTGCACCACACAAGGCAGAGAGTCTGCCCAGGTTGTGCTTGATGTGGATGCTGGTGAGGTGGCTCAAAATAAGCGCACGAGTCAAACGCTCTTCAGAAACCTTAAGCCGATGCGCACAGGCAACAACAGGCATGGTACAGGTCAGTCCCTGGTTTCCACTCCCGGAGTTACTCATAACAGGCATCTGCACACCATGCATTCTGGCGTCTGCCGCAGCACTGGTGAGTTTGACTGCCTCATTCAGCAAATCGTCACCAAGAATATGCTTCTTGATGTTTTTTTCAATGGTTTTGCCAACCTGCAGCCCATAGTCTCCAAGAAGTCCTTCCTTGGCAACTGCTTCATTCATGCGAGCAGCTTCCAGAATGAAAGAAATTTCAGAGAAGGGAGCAGTTTCCGCAAATTCCACAATTTTTTTCATGCTCAGGGGCCACTCAGCCTGATGCCCAGCGTCTTCCCTGTGCGTGTCTACATGCTCAAGCACCTGTCCATTTTTTTCAACATGGACGATACCTGTATGTTCATCCTGCAAAACAACACGAGCGGTGTCGTCACCATTCTTTACAATAATTTCGCAGTAGAGCAGTGCATCGGTATTGGCAACATCAATATGCACCTTCCCGGCCTTGAGCATGGCATTTGCCTGCTCTACATGCTGTGGTGACAGGTCCTTGAGAACCTCCAGCATGGCCTCGGATTTTCCTCCAAGCGCTCCAACAGCCGCGGCAATATCAAGACCCCGCTGCCCGGTACCCGGAACACCAACGCCCATGCCATTTTTCAGCAAATTTCCAGAAATGTTTGCTTCAATGCTTTCTGGAGTCGCGCCTAAGGTCTCTGCGGCCTTTGCCGCTGCAAGAGCAATGGCAATAGGTTCAGTACACCCAAGAGCGGGAACAACTTCCCTGTGGAGGAGTTCGATAAACTGAGTCCATTCTGACGTCATGGTTCTCAACCTCGATGTTTACTTTCCGTCAATATGAAGAGGCTCTGCGCCGTGTTCGGCGAGTTCACCATGTTTGTTGAACATGCCTTCGAGCATCAGAGTAATTGCGCCGTCGCCTGTAACGTTACAGGCAGTACCAAAGCTGTCCTGAAGGGCAAAGATGGCGACAAGCAGCGCGACACCAGCGGGGTCAAACTGCAGAACACCAACAACAATACCCAGAGAAGCCATAACTGTTCCACCGGGAACACCGGGAGCACCAATGGCGAAAACGCCAAACAGGATGATGAACAGGAACATGGTGCTCATTGCAGGCATATGCCCGTAGAGCATAAGCGAAATCGTCATGGCAAAGAAGGTCTCAGTCAGCACGGAACCACAAAGGTGGATCGTCGCGCCAAGCGGAACCATAAATTCAGCAGTTTCCTTGCTCAGCACAGAAGACTGCTTTGCACAACTCAGGGCAACAGGAAGCGTTGCAGCGCTGGACATGGTACCAACAGCAGTCAGATACGCAGGTCCATAGTGCTTCACAACTTCCAAAGGATTTTTGCCGGAAATAAAACCAGCAATGGAATACAGGACGGTCAGCCAGATAGCGTGACCAGCCAATACCAAAACAATAATCTTCAGGAAGACCGGGAGCTGCTTTGTCAGGCTGCCCT
The Desulfobaculum bizertense DSM 18034 DNA segment above includes these coding regions:
- a CDS encoding helix-turn-helix transcriptional regulator, which encodes MEQNTITQGQSIQDYIPLVDFLGNFLGKDCEVVLHDTSRVERSVLAIANGHISGRTVGAPLTDLALSIVREKKYVDSTYIMEYDTVSRDGKRLHSATYFIKDPEGELLGMICLNMDVTKQFKARELLNLVIGNGGYERVFAPEDPVDHVGQAESFHDNIEELTENIIQAVISQYSIPADRLTSEEKLEIVGELNRRGVFLIKGSVSVVAKYLASSEATVYRYMQKTQDA
- a CDS encoding serine dehydratase subunit alpha family protein, whose product is MTSEWTQFIELLHREVVPALGCTEPIAIALAAAKAAETLGATPESIEANISGNLLKNGMGVGVPGTGQRGLDIAAAVGALGGKSEAMLEVLKDLSPQHVEQANAMLKAGKVHIDVANTDALLYCEIIVKNGDDTARVVLQDEHTGIVHVEKNGQVLEHVDTHREDAGHQAEWPLSMKKIVEFAETAPFSEISFILEAARMNEAVAKEGLLGDYGLQVGKTIEKNIKKHILGDDLLNEAVKLTSAAADARMHGVQMPVMSNSGSGNQGLTCTMPVVACAHRLKVSEERLTRALILSHLTSIHIKHNLGRLSALCGATVAGTASACGIVYLLGGSFDQVVMTINNMVGSIAGMICDGAKNGCALKVASAVDSGLRAAMLALEGHTITGREGIVSDDIEQTIQNLGRLGAEGMRETDRVILDTMVSKKNAKPAPERTPELGTEEFVH
- a CDS encoding dicarboxylate/amino acid:cation symporter, with translation MSKKKSEWGFIGQLLMGMAAGVVIGLLANASVMEVVCSIKHVLGQFIFYTVPLVIIAFIAPAITKLKNNANKMLSAGISIAYLSAVGAATMACIAGYIIIPHLSVPTSVEGLRALPEVTFQLNIPPIMSVMTALVTAIILGVTILWTKAELFEKAVLEFEAIMLKVIQKMVIPVLPLFIAATFAGLAYEGSLTKQLPVFLKIIVLVLAGHAIWLTVLYSIAGFISGKNPLEVVKHYGPAYLTAVGTMSSAATLPVALSCAKQSSVLSKETAEFMVPLGATIHLCGSVLTETFFAMTISLMLYGHMPAMSTMFLFIILFGVFAIGAPGVPGGTVMASLGIVVGVLQFDPAGVALLVAIFALQDSFGTACNVTGDGAITLMLEGMFNKHGELAEHGAEPLHIDGK